In Vigna angularis cultivar LongXiaoDou No.4 chromosome 8, ASM1680809v1, whole genome shotgun sequence, one DNA window encodes the following:
- the LOC108345204 gene encoding GDSL esterase/lipase At5g33370, producing MTTFSSFILGCVLVIGIVVNGAEARPRAFFIFGDSLVDNGNNNYLATTARADAPPYGIDYAPSHRPTGRFCNGYNIPDLISQQLGSESTMPYLSPELRGNKLLVGANFASAGIGILNDTGIQFVNVIRMYRQLELFQEYQNRVSALIGSPQTKSLVNQALVLITVGGNDFVNNYFLVPNSARSRQYPLPQYVKYLISEYQKLLQKLYELGARRVLVTGTGPLGCVPSELAQRGRNGECAAELQRAAELFNPQLEQMLLQINRKIGKDVFIAANTGKMHNNFVTNPQQFGFITAKVACCGQGPYNGLGLCTPLSNLCSNRGQYAFWDAFHPSEKANRLIVEEIMSGSRDYMNPMNLSTILALDAITI from the exons ATGACAACCTTCTCAAGTTTCATTCTTGGTTGTGTTCTAGTAATTGGGATCGTTGTGAATGGTGCTGAAGCAAGGCCTAGGGCATTCTTTATATTTGGAGATTCACTTGTTGATAATGGAAATAACAATTACTTGGCTACCACTGCACGTGCTGATGCTCCTCCTTATGGCATTGATTACGCTCCAAGTCATAGACCAACTGGTCGTTTCTGCAATGGCTACAACATTCCTGATCTTATCA GTCAGCAACTTGGTTCTGAGTCTACAATGCCATACTTGAGTCCAGAATTAAGAGGAAATAAGCTGCTAGTTGGTGCCAATTTCGCTTCAGCTGGAATTGGAATACTTAATGACACTGGAATTCAGTTT GTGAATGTCATCAGAATGTACAGACAGCTAGAGCTTTTTCAGGAATACCAAAACCGAGTGAGTGCTCTAATAGGATCTCCACAAACTAAGAGCTTGGTGAATCAAGCACTGGTCCTCATCACTGTAGGAGGAAATGATTTTGTGAACAACTACTTCCTGGTGCCCAATTCAGCAAGGTCTCGCCAATACCCACTTCCTCAATATGTGAAGTATCTCATCTCTGAGTACCAAAAGCTTTTGCAG AAGCTGTATGAACTTGGAGCTAGGAGAGTTCTTGTGACAGGCACAGGACCTTTGGGTTGTGTTCCTTCAGAATTGGCTCAACGTGGCAGAAATGGAGAATGTGCTGCTGAACTACAACGAGCTGCAGAATTGTTCAACCCACAACTGGAACAAATGTTACTACAAATCAACAGGAAAATTGGAAAGGACGTTTTCATTGCTGCAAACACAGGAAAAATGCATAACAACTTCGTTACTAACCCCCAACAATTTG GGTTTATTACGGCAAAAGTAGCTTGTTGTGGACAAGGACCCTACAATGGTCTTGGATTGTGCACACCACTCTCCAACCTGTGCTCTAACAGAGGGCAGTATGCATTTTGGGATGCATTCCATCCATCAGAAAAGGCCAACAGACTTATTGTGGAGGAAATCATGTCAGGTTCTAGAGACTACATGAACCCTATGAACCTTAGCACCATCTTGGCTTTGGATGCTATCACCATATGA